The genomic DNA TGCATACCAGCCCGCGGGTGGCAGCGCCGCGCCCGGCTCCAGCCATACCGATTCAGCAACCCGATAGTCGGATGAAGGCATCTCCAGGGTACCTCTGACACGCCCGGAGCCTGTCGGTCGCGGGCGGTCGTAACGAGCCGGGCGAGAGAGCGAGGTCGTTTTTTCGATCCTTCGAAAAGAATAGCCGTAGCTATTTGACGAGCAGGATCGGGAAAATGGGCTGCTATCCCGCCGGCGCAGTGACTCAACCCCGAGCCCGACAGGCTCCGGGGCATGCTAGCACGCGTCCACCGTGACGCCTGCAGTCTCAGCCGGTACACTCGGCTTCCGATTTCTGACAGGCGAGGGTCGCGGCAGTGAGCGAATTCGATACCGGCACGGGCGCTTTCCCGCAGGTACGCATGCGGCGTATGCGGCGTAGCCCGTTTTCGCGACGACTTATGTGCGAGCAGCGGCTGAGCACAGACGACCTCATCTACCCCATGTTTGTCGTCGAAGGCAGTGGGCAGCGAGTACCGGTCGCATCCATGCCAGGCGTCGAGCGCGTCAGCATCGACGAACTGCTCAAGGAGGCCGACGAACTGGTCGGACTGGGTATCCCCGCCGTCGCCCTGTTCCCGGTACCACCCGCCGCAGGCAAGAGCGAGGACGCGCGCGACGCCTTCAATCCCGAGGGCCTGGCACAGCGGGCGGTCCACGCGCTCAAGCAGGCCCATCCGGAGCTGGGCGTGATCACCGATGTGGCACTCGATCCCTTCACCACCCACGGCCAGGACGGGTTGATCGATGCCTCCGGCTACGTGCTCAACGACGCGACCGTCGAGGTGCTGGTGAAACAGGCGCTGTCGCACGCCGCCGCCGGTGCCGACGTGGTCGCGCCGTCGGACATGATGGATGGCCGCATCGGCCGCATCCGCTCGGCACTCGAGGCGGCCGGCCACATCAACACCCGTATCCTCGCCTATTCCGCCAAGTACGCCTCCAGTTTCTACGGGCCGTTCCGGGATGCCGTGGGTTCAGCGGCAAACTTGGGCGCAGGGAATAAATACAGCTATCAGATGGACCCCGCCAACAGCGACGAGGCGCTTCGCGAGGTCGCCCTGGATCTGCAGGAAGGCGCCGACATGATCATGGTCAAACCAGGCATGCCCTATCTGGACATCGTGCGGCGCGTAAAGGACCGGTTCGGGGCACCGACCTTCGTCTATCAGGTCAGCGGCGAATACGCCATGCTCAAGGCCGCCAGCCAGAACGGCTGGCTGGACGAGCGTGCGGTGGTGCTCGAATCCCTGCTGGCCTGCAAGCGCGCCGGTGCCGACGGCATCCTGACCTACTTCGCCAAACAGGCGGCCACCTGGCTGCGTGAACCGGGCTGAGCCTGCACACGGGTTTCAGGTTACAATTACGCCGGTCATCCCGAGCCACCGAGGTACCGGTATGGTACGCACCACGATCTCCAGCCTGTTCGGTGTCTCGCCGATCAGACCCCTGCAGCGCCAGATGGCGGCCGTCATCGATTGCGTCCAGGCGCTGCGGCCATTCATGAAGGCGGTTCTGGCGGAGGACTGGGACGAGGCGCGCGCCCACCAGGCGCACGTCGCGCAACTCGAACGGGACGCCGACAAGCTCAAGCGCGAGATGCGCCTGCAATTGCCCCACAGCCTGTTCATGCCGGTCTCGCGGCGCGACGTCCTCGAGGTCCTCACCTCCCAGGACAAGATCGCCAACCGTGCCAAGGACATCGCCGGCCTGATCACCGGCCGCGAGATGGTCATCCCCGACCCCTTGCCACCACTGTTCACGACCTACCTCGAGCGCTGTATCGATGCTGCCATGCAGGCGCAGGCGGCCATCAACGAATTGGACGAACTGGTCGAGACCGGCTTTCGCGGCGGTGAGGTCGACCTGGTCCACTCCATCATCCGCAAGCTCGACCAGATCGAAAGCGATACCGACAAAATCCAGGTACGCGTGCGTGCAGCATTGTTCAAGCGTGAAACCGAGTTGCCACCCGTCGAGGTGATGTTCCTGTACCGTGTGATCGATTGGATCGGCGATCTGGCCGACCTGTCCCAGCGCGTCGGCAGCCGCCTCGAGCTCATGCTCGCACGTTGATTATCCGCGACTGAGCTGACTCACCGGGATCCACATGGACCACGCTACGATCTTCATCGTCCTGGCCTGTACGTTCGGTTTTTTCATGGCTTGGGGCGTTGGCGCCAACGACGTCGCCAACGCCATGGGCACCTCGGTCGGCTCACGCGCCCTGACCATACGTCAGGCCATCATCGTCGCCGCGATCTTCGAATTCTTGGGTGCCTACCTCGCCGGCGGTGAGGTCACCGCGACCATCCGCAGCGGCATGCTCGATGCCAGCCTGTTTACAGACGATCCGGAGCTGCTGGTCTTCGGCATGCTCGCCTCGCTGCTCGCGGCCGGTATCTGGCTGATGCTCGCCTCGCAGCGCGGCTGGCCGGTCTCGACCACGCATTCCATCGTCGGTGCCATCGTCGGCTTCGCGACAGTCGGTGTCGGCTTCGATGCCGTCCACTGGGGCAAGGTCGGCTCCATCGTCATGAGCTGGGTCGTGTCACCCACATTGGCCGGCATCCTCGCCTATTGGCTGTTCGTCAGCGTACAGGTGTTCATCCTCAACGCCCATGACCCGCTGCAGGCGGCCAAGCGCCACGTGCCCGTCTACATCTTTCTGGCCGGCTTCATCATCTCGCTCGTCACTATCCAGAAGGGGCTGTCGCACACGGGGCTCGAACTCGATGTGGGGCAGGGCTATGCCATCGCCATCGCCATCGGCCTGCTGGTCACGCTGGGCGGCATCTTCGCCATCAGCCGCCTGAAGTTCGATCCGCGTGAGAACAGCGACTTTCACTTCAATAGTGTCGAGAAGGTGTTCGGTATCCTGATGATGGTCACCGCCTGCGCCATGGCCTTCGCGCACGGATCCAATGACGTGGCCAACGCCGTCGGTCCATTGGCCGCGGTCATCGGCATCGTCGAGAGCGGCGGCCGTGTTGCACAGCAGAGCAGCATGCCCACCTGGATCCTCCTGCTCGGCGGCGCTGGCATCGTCATCGGCCTGGTCACCTATGGCCACAAGGTCATCGCCACGCTCGGCACGGGCATCACCGAACTGACACCCAGCCGCGGCTTCGCCGCGACCCTGGCGGCGGCCACCACGGTGGTGCTGGCCTCCGGTACGGGACTGCCGGTCTCGACCACCCACACCCTGGTGGGCGGCGTACTGGGTGTCGGCCTGGCGCGCGGCATCGGGGCCCTCAACATGGATGTGGTACGCACGATCTTCCTGTCCTGGATCATCACGCTGCCGGCCGGTGCAATCCTGTCGATCATTTTCTTTTATATACTGAAGGCCCTCTTCGGGTGAACACCACCGCTCGACTCGACCGGTACGCGGTCATGGGCAACCCCATCGCCCACAGCAAATCACCGCTGATCCACCGGCAATTCGCCCTGCAGACCGGCCAGGCGATGGAATATGACGCCATCCTGGCAGACATCGGACAGTTCGCCGCGGCCGTCGCTGCATTCCGTCGCGACGGTGGCAAGGGCCTGAACGTCACCGTCCCATTCAAGCAGGACGCCTGGCGGCTCGCGACCCGGCACGCGCCGCGGGCCGTACGCGCCGGTGCCGTCAACACCCTGTGGTGGGACGACGCGGGGCGGCTGTGCGGGGATACCACCGACGGCATCGGCCTGGTACGCGACCTGCGTGACAACCACGGGGTCCACATCGAGGGACGGCGAGTACTGCTGGTCGGCGCCGGCGGCGCCGCGCGCGGGGTGATCGAGCCGTTGTTGGCAGAACGGCCGGCACGCCTGCTGATTGCCAACCGCACACCCGCACGCGCCCATGAACTGGCCACGATCTTTGCCGCGGCGGGCCCGGTCGTCAGCAGTGGTTTCGAAGGGTTGGTGGGGCAGCCTTTCGATCTGGTGATCAATGCCACCGCGGCCAGCCTGTCCGGCGTGGTGCCGCCGTTGCCGGCGACGGTATTCGCCCCCGACGCCTGCGCCTACGACATGATGTACGGCAGCGAGCCGACGGTGTTCGTCCGCTGGTCGCGGGCGCAGGGCTGCACACAGGCACTGGATGGGCTGGGTATGCTGGTCGAACAGGCCGCCGAGGCCTTTTTCATCTGGCGGGGTGTGCGGGCCGCTACCGCCCCGGTGATCGCGCAGCTGCGCGCCGGCTGCTAGCGGGCTGCCGACGCCCTGGTGCGATCATCACCGGCGCGAGCCGTGTACCACCCGGGTCGGCCCTCTACTGTGCTAGGAAATGCCGGCCCGCCGCTCCGCCTGCCGCCGCTCGGGGTGCGGCCAAGGCCGCTGCCGCCAATCCAGCGCCCGACGTTCGTTGCCGACCGCGCGCGGGACGAATTCCCGTACGTTCAGCCGCTGGCCGTGGAGTTCGAGTCCGCGCCCCCGATCCAGGAGCTTGCGCAGGTCCGTACCGGCTGCGACGTGCAGCAGACCGAAACGGCGTGTATGTCCATCCCGTGCGGCTTTCTTGAAGATGCGCAACCGACGCGCAACGTCGCGCTGCCTCAACTGCAGCAGCCGGCACAGATCGCCTTCCGTGGCATTGATGGGCAGATCTCCAATGAAGAGATTCATGGCCACCTCGCCTTATTTTTAAGGTTATGCTGCCTCCCAGACAGCCCGTTGTCGGGATTGTTATTGAAACCTGGCCCGATGGTGCCCAGGACCCGGCTGAGGCGAGTATAACCTCAACCCAGCCCCGCGCGATGCCGGTTTTTCAGGCGGACATAGTGCTCGGCCGAGTAGACCAGATAGCGCCGCTCGTCCGCGGCCAGCGCCCGGACCCGCCTGGCCGGTCGGCCGGCCCAAAGGTAGCCGCCCTCCAGCTCCTTGCCGGGCGTGACCAGACTGCCTGCGCCGAGCATCGTCCCGGCAGCGATCCGCGCCCCATCCATAACGATAGAGCCCATGCCGATCAGACAGTTATCTTCTATTACGCACCCATGCAGGATGACCTGGTGACCGACAGTGATCCCGCGCCCGATGGCCAGGGCAAATCCACCGGGGGCGAACTCGCTGTCATGGGAGACATGTAAAACAGATCCATCCTGAATATTGGTGCTGGCTCCAATTTTGATGGAGTGGATATCGCCTCGGACGACCACATTCGGCCACAACGAGGCATCGGCACCGATCTCGACATCACCGATGACGAGGGCCTGGGGATCGATGTAGGCGCTGGCGGCGATGCGCGGATGTTTCGATTCGAAAGGACGGAGGGGCATAAGATCAGGTCCTAGGTACTAGGTTCTAGGAACTAGGGGAGATGCACTGGGCGATGTCTACTACCCCTAGTCCCTAGAACCTAGCACCTAGGACCTATCACCGCATCGTCACCAGTTCTTCCGAGCTGGTCGGGTGGATGGCGATCGTGTCATCCAGGTCGCGCTTGGTCGCGCCCATGCGGATGGCGACGGCGAAGCCCTGCAGCATCTCGTCAGCGCCCTGGCCGATGATGTGACAGCCGACCACCTTCTCCAGGGCGCCGACCGTGACCAGCTTCATGGCCGTCTGCTCCCGGCGGCCGCTCAGGGCATGGTACATGGGTGCGAAGCGGGTACTGTAGATGGTCACGCCGTCACCGTGCCGGGCGCGCGCCTCTTCTTCGGTAAGGCCGACGGTCCCGATGGGCGGGTGGCTGAACACCACCGTCGGGATGAGCCCATAATCCAGATGGCGATCCGTCATGCCGCCGAACAGGCGGTCGGCCAGGCGCCGGGCGGCGGCGATGGCCACGGGCGTGAGCTGTACCTTGCCGTTGACGTCGCCGACCGCATAAATGCCGGGCACATTGGTGGCCTCGAAGACATCGGTCGGGACACAGCCGTCGGCGT from Gammaproteobacteria bacterium includes the following:
- the hemB gene encoding porphobilinogen synthase; translated protein: MRRMRRSPFSRRLMCEQRLSTDDLIYPMFVVEGSGQRVPVASMPGVERVSIDELLKEADELVGLGIPAVALFPVPPAAGKSEDARDAFNPEGLAQRAVHALKQAHPELGVITDVALDPFTTHGQDGLIDASGYVLNDATVEVLVKQALSHAAAGADVVAPSDMMDGRIGRIRSALEAAGHINTRILAYSAKYASSFYGPFRDAVGSAANLGAGNKYSYQMDPANSDEALREVALDLQEGADMIMVKPGMPYLDIVRRVKDRFGAPTFVYQVSGEYAMLKAASQNGWLDERAVVLESLLACKRAGADGILTYFAKQAATWLREPG
- a CDS encoding TIGR00153 family protein, whose product is MVRTTISSLFGVSPIRPLQRQMAAVIDCVQALRPFMKAVLAEDWDEARAHQAHVAQLERDADKLKREMRLQLPHSLFMPVSRRDVLEVLTSQDKIANRAKDIAGLITGREMVIPDPLPPLFTTYLERCIDAAMQAQAAINELDELVETGFRGGEVDLVHSIIRKLDQIESDTDKIQVRVRAALFKRETELPPVEVMFLYRVIDWIGDLADLSQRVGSRLELMLAR
- a CDS encoding inorganic phosphate transporter; this translates as MDHATIFIVLACTFGFFMAWGVGANDVANAMGTSVGSRALTIRQAIIVAAIFEFLGAYLAGGEVTATIRSGMLDASLFTDDPELLVFGMLASLLAAGIWLMLASQRGWPVSTTHSIVGAIVGFATVGVGFDAVHWGKVGSIVMSWVVSPTLAGILAYWLFVSVQVFILNAHDPLQAAKRHVPVYIFLAGFIISLVTIQKGLSHTGLELDVGQGYAIAIAIGLLVTLGGIFAISRLKFDPRENSDFHFNSVEKVFGILMMVTACAMAFAHGSNDVANAVGPLAAVIGIVESGGRVAQQSSMPTWILLLGGAGIVIGLVTYGHKVIATLGTGITELTPSRGFAATLAAATTVVLASGTGLPVSTTHTLVGGVLGVGLARGIGALNMDVVRTIFLSWIITLPAGAILSIIFFYILKALFG
- the aroE gene encoding shikimate dehydrogenase, coding for MGNPIAHSKSPLIHRQFALQTGQAMEYDAILADIGQFAAAVAAFRRDGGKGLNVTVPFKQDAWRLATRHAPRAVRAGAVNTLWWDDAGRLCGDTTDGIGLVRDLRDNHGVHIEGRRVLLVGAGGAARGVIEPLLAERPARLLIANRTPARAHELATIFAAAGPVVSSGFEGLVGQPFDLVINATAASLSGVVPPLPATVFAPDACAYDMMYGSEPTVFVRWSRAQGCTQALDGLGMLVEQAAEAFFIWRGVRAATAPVIAQLRAGC
- a CDS encoding RNA-binding protein; the encoded protein is MNLFIGDLPINATEGDLCRLLQLRQRDVARRLRIFKKAARDGHTRRFGLLHVAAGTDLRKLLDRGRGLELHGQRLNVREFVPRAVGNERRALDWRQRPWPHPERRQAERRAGIS
- a CDS encoding gamma carbonic anhydrase family protein, coding for MPLRPFESKHPRIAASAYIDPQALVIGDVEIGADASLWPNVVVRGDIHSIKIGASTNIQDGSVLHVSHDSEFAPGGFALAIGRGITVGHQVILHGCVIEDNCLIGMGSIVMDGARIAAGTMLGAGSLVTPGKELEGGYLWAGRPARRVRALAADERRYLVYSAEHYVRLKNRHRAGLG